One stretch of Clupea harengus chromosome 2, Ch_v2.0.2, whole genome shotgun sequence DNA includes these proteins:
- the frmpd4 gene encoding FERM and PDZ domain-containing protein 4 isoform X1, whose amino-acid sequence MSNVRKSMRPRSDFTSASLRLEGDCRHLFSVYSKRRFLPSGVTMEPDQETGPLADTPSSWNGEETQRQQQTSHRTKASGWPPPSGSWSPSQGPPNGWDMASSREGRDCFINHISQSCSLEEVRLDGEKLAPPAPRKVEMRRDPVLGFGFVAGSEKPVVVRSVTPGGPSEGRLIPGDEIVMINDEAVSAAPRERVIDLVRSCKESIVLTVVQPYASPKSAFISAAKKAKLKSNPVKVRFAEEVIINGQVPESVKDNSLLFMPNVLKVYLENGQTKSFKFDSNTSIKDVILTLQEKLSIKSIEHFSLVLEHRAEGSCSKLTLLHEQEMLTQVTQRPGAHKMKCFFRLSFVPKDPVDLLRRDAVAFEYLYVQTCNDVILERFGSELKYDTALRLAALQMYILTVNTKQTQKVSLKYIEKEWGLALFLPPAVLSSMKEKNIKKALTHILKTNQNLVPPGKKLTALQAKVHYLRYLSELRLYGGRVFKSTLLQGEKHTEVTLLVGPRYGISHVINTKTHLVALLADFSHVNRIEMYTEDDRNVRVELHVLDVKPITLLMESTDAMNLACLTAGYYRLLVDSRRSIFNMANSNTGGHDSRGKHTYQAIEWNYSNPCGGYEEYNHQACTRELSNRESEHPDYGRREGDGAPLYITEMQHPQQYPQHPQQHPQQYPQHVGHMGERGTEQVSRGTHAQPFLCVPRPKPQDSPRSAKVSFIFGDPPLDRVNPQNLGYRRLMDDTPEMLDPHRPMYMQHVDDYKSLDPVLDGDSFQYAAHPVYGDAKIFGPTEGIEEPLLHDICYAETTDDAEDEDDISCEEDMVMGDYRDKPTFLSLSESSDDIIDLTSLPPPPEGGDEEDSDVLLQSLNLAIAAPPPGFRDSSDEEEHHGALAADGQSSQVRRNDIPVSLIDAIPTQSEGDTEEVLDDAVVSTLQALEALAASEEQSHPQSDNSSGVEISRAFSPESSSDSGNETNSSEMTENSELAAAQKLSENSLRMFVATAEGYQTLAEEKTDFRRSMCEGEGVVLAQGNPPKPQEEDHQSTAVPSSQMLHSDAIEMEPETMETKSLTDYFSKMHMDTVTPTCQRQRKLTEVENRLPDESAEDLRQTKMPDPNGEDPHLVGTYNLFNARDSHPYEMERMPLPFHEKTQRWQQMAEHNPAGRTPSEFTHDCSVLQGAHADQAMPKGERLESDENGSAGPCKYTRSPAKEPYSAEQPLMLPSDQQQQQQQQQPIGKAAPAEPDVTRLYEYHLTKRMSSLQSEGVHSLQSSQCSSIDAGCSTGSSSCVTPMDSPLCAGDGTHLLAESSLKGLGYMSCPEEKAYAKPPHQNMDPSSVRKVHAQPGAEPAFGTMRDGGHRMPKIRETTV is encoded by the exons CAGCCACAGGACCAAGGCGTCAGGCTGGCCGCCCCCCTCCGGCAGCTGGAGCCCTTCGCAAGGACCCCCAAATGGCTGGGACATGGCATCCagtagagaggggagagactgcTTCATCAA TCACATTTCCCAGAGCTGCTCGCTGGAGGAAGTGCGTCTGGACGGGGAGAAGCTTGCTCCACCAGCCCCTCGGAAGGTGGAGATGAGACGGGATCCTGTGCTTGGCTTTGGCTTCGTGGCTGGAAGTGAGAAACCTGTAGTGGTCCGCTCCGTCACCCCAG GGGGTCCTTCAGAGGGCAGACTCATCCCCGGGGACGAGATCGTCATGATCAACGATGAGGCAGTCAGCGCAGCGCCAAGAGAGCGGGTCATCGACCTAGTCAG GAGCTGCAAAGAGTCTATCGTGCTGACAGTGGTTCAGCCGTACGCA TCACCCAAGTCGGCGTTCATCAGTGCAGCCAAAAAGGCCAAGTTGAAGTCCAACCCAGTGAAAGTGCGCTTCGCAGAGGAGGTCATCATTAATGGCCAGGTCCCG GAATCGGTGAAGGATAATTCCCTACTCTTCATGCCAAATGTTCTGAAAGTGTACCTTGAAAATGGACAGACTAAATCATTCAAATTTGACAGCAACACCTCTATTAAG GATGTTATCCTGACCCTGCAGGAGAAGCTGTCCATTAAGAGCATCGAGCATTTCTCTCTGGTGCTGGAGCACAGAGCGGAGGGCTCCTGCAGCAAGCTCACCCTCCTGCATGAGCAGGAGATGCTAACCCAG GTGACACAGAGGCCAGGGGCACACAAGATGAAATGCTTTTTCCGCCTCAGCTTCGTCCCAAAGGACCCAGTTGACCTGCTCAGGAGAGATGCAGTGGCATTTGAATACCTCTATGTCCAG ACCTGTAATGATGTGATTCTGGAGCGCTTCGGCTCGGAACTGAAATATGACACCGCCCTTCGCCTGGCTGCCCTGCAGATGTACATCCTGACAGTCAACACCAAACAGACTCAGAAGGTGTCCCTCAAGTACATCGA GAAGGAATGGGGCTtggctctcttcctccccccggCAGTGCTGTCCAGCATGAAAGAGAAGAACATCAAAAAAGCCcttacacacattctcaaaacaaACCAGAACCTGGTGCCCCCTGGCAAAaag CTGACTGCCTTGCAGGCAAAGGTTCACTACCTGAGATATCTCAGTGAATTGCGACTGTATGGTGGCCGTGTTTTCAAATCCACGTTGTTG CAaggggagaaacacacagaggtgaCTCTGCTTGTGGGGCCCAGATATGGCATCAGTCATGTCATCAACACCAAGACCCACCTGGTGGCCTTGCTAGCTGACTTCAGCCATGTCAACCGCATTGAGATGTACACTGAGGATGACAGAAATGTCAGAGTGGAGCTGCACGTCTTAGATGTTAAG CCCATCACTCTGTTAATGGAGTCCACTGATGCCATGAATCTGGCATGTTTGACCGCCGGCTACTACAGGTTATTGGTAGACTCCCGCCGGTCCATCTTCAATATGGCTAACAGCAACACAGGAG GGCATGACTCAAGGGGGAAGCATACTTACCAAGCCATCGAGTGGAACTACAGCAACCCCTGTGGAGGTTACGAGGAGTACAATCACCAGGCGTGCACAAGAGAACTGTCCAACAGAGAGTCAGAGCACCCAGACTATGGACGAAGGGAGGGCGACGGCGCTCCCCTCTACATCACCGAGATGCAGCACCCCCAGCAGTATCCCCAGCACCCCCAGCAGCACCCCCAGCAGTACCCCCAGCATGTGGGGCACATGGGGGAGAGGGGCACCGAGCAGGTCAGCCGAGGCACACACGCCCAGCCTTTCCTGTGTGTGCCCCGGCCAAAACCCCAGGACTCCCCCAGGAGCGCCAAGGTGTCCTTCATCTTTGGAGACCCTCCTCTGGACCGAGTGAACCCGCAGAACCTGGGCTACCGGAGACTGATGGACGACACCCCAGAGATGTTAGACCCGCACAGGCCCATGTACATGCAGCATGTGGACGACTACAAGAGCCTCGACCCGGTTCTGGATGGGGACAGCTTCCAGTACGCCGCTCATCCAGTCTACGGTGACGCCAAAATCTTTGGCCCTACCGAGGGCATCGAGGAACCGCTGCTTCACGACATTTGCTACGCGGAGACGACGGACGACGCCGAGGACGAGGACGACATCAGCTGCGAGGAGGACATGGTTATGGGAGACTACCGGGACAAGCCcaccttcctctcgctctccgaGTCCAGCGACGACATCATCGACCTCACCTCGCTACCGCCGCCGCCGGAGGGCGGAGACGAGGAGGACAGCGACGTGCTCCTCCAGTCGCTGAACCTGGCCATCGCCGCGCCCCCGCCCGGCTTCAGAGACAGCTCGGACGAGGAGGAGCACCACGGAGCGCTGGCCGCGGACGGACAGTCGAGCCAAGTCCGGCGCAACGACATCCCCGTGTCCCTGATCGATGCCATACCCACACAGAGTGAGGGGGACACTGAGGAGGTCCTGGACGATGCTGTGGTCTCCACCCTTCAGGCGCTGGAGGCTCTTGCAGCGTCTGAGGAGCAGTCGCACCCTCAGTCGGACAATAGTTCAG GTGTAGAAATATCTCGGGCCTTTAGTCCCGAGTCGTCTTCTGATTCTGGAAACGAAACAAATTCCTCCGAAATGACGGAGAACTCGGAGCTGGCCGCAGCTCAGAAACTCTCAGAGAACTCCTTGCGAATGTTTGTTGCTACGGCCGAGGGCTACCAAACGCTTGCCGAGGAGAAGACGGACTTCCGCAGAAgcatgtgtgagggtgagggtgttgTGTTGGCGCAGGGCAACCCTCCCAAACCTCAGGAAGAGGACCACCAGTCCACGGCTGTGCCTTCTTCACAGATGCTTCACTCAGATGCCATCGAGATGGAGCCGGAAaccatggagaccaaatctctCACCGACTACTTCAGCAAAATGCACATGGATACAGTGACGCCCACCTGCCAAAGGCAGAGGAAGCTCACCGAGGTTGAGAACAGGCTGCCTGATGAGAGCGCAGAGGATCTGAGACAGACGAAAATGCCTGACCCGAATGGAGAAGACCCACACCTGGTTGGAACATACAACCTTTTCAATGCACGTGATTCACACCCGTATGAAATGGAGAGGATGCCGCTCCCATTTCATGAGAAGACCCAAAGATGGCAACAGATGGCCGAACATAACCCAGCAGGGCGCACACCTTCAGAATTCACTCACGACTGCAGTGTTCTGCAGGGGGCTCATGCTGACCAAGCAATGCCCAAGGGGGAGAGACTCGAGTCAGATGAGAACGGTTCTGCTGGACCCTGCAAATACACACGGTCTCCAGCCAAAGAACCCTACTCCGCAGAACAACCCCTCATGCTCCCTAgtgaccagcagcagcagcagcagcagcagcagccaatagGCAAGGCTGCCCCGGCAGAGCCAGACGTCACACGGTTGTATGAGTACCACCTGACCAAGCGCATGTCGTCGCTCCAGAGCGAGGGGGTCCACTCGCTGCAGAGCTCCCAGTGCTCCTCCATCGACGCGGGCTGCAGCACGGGGAGCAGCAGCTGCGTCACGCCCATGGACTCCCCGCTCTGCGCCGGGGACGGCACACACCTGCTGGCCGAGTCCTCGCTGAAGGGCCTGGGCTACATGAGCTGCCCAGAGGAGAAAGCCTACGCCAAGCCTCCGCATCAGAATATGGACCCTTCCTCGGTCCGAAAGGTCCACGCACAACCTGGCGCCGAGCCAGCGTTTGGAACCATGCGAGACGGTGGCCATCGCATGCCCAAGATAAGAGAAACCACAG tatag
- the frmpd4 gene encoding FERM and PDZ domain-containing protein 4 isoform X2, which produces MDTSDSELGVFTVIHSHRTKASGWPPPSGSWSPSQGPPNGWDMASSREGRDCFINHISQSCSLEEVRLDGEKLAPPAPRKVEMRRDPVLGFGFVAGSEKPVVVRSVTPGGPSEGRLIPGDEIVMINDEAVSAAPRERVIDLVRSCKESIVLTVVQPYASPKSAFISAAKKAKLKSNPVKVRFAEEVIINGQVPESVKDNSLLFMPNVLKVYLENGQTKSFKFDSNTSIKDVILTLQEKLSIKSIEHFSLVLEHRAEGSCSKLTLLHEQEMLTQVTQRPGAHKMKCFFRLSFVPKDPVDLLRRDAVAFEYLYVQTCNDVILERFGSELKYDTALRLAALQMYILTVNTKQTQKVSLKYIEKEWGLALFLPPAVLSSMKEKNIKKALTHILKTNQNLVPPGKKLTALQAKVHYLRYLSELRLYGGRVFKSTLLQGEKHTEVTLLVGPRYGISHVINTKTHLVALLADFSHVNRIEMYTEDDRNVRVELHVLDVKPITLLMESTDAMNLACLTAGYYRLLVDSRRSIFNMANSNTGGHDSRGKHTYQAIEWNYSNPCGGYEEYNHQACTRELSNRESEHPDYGRREGDGAPLYITEMQHPQQYPQHPQQHPQQYPQHVGHMGERGTEQVSRGTHAQPFLCVPRPKPQDSPRSAKVSFIFGDPPLDRVNPQNLGYRRLMDDTPEMLDPHRPMYMQHVDDYKSLDPVLDGDSFQYAAHPVYGDAKIFGPTEGIEEPLLHDICYAETTDDAEDEDDISCEEDMVMGDYRDKPTFLSLSESSDDIIDLTSLPPPPEGGDEEDSDVLLQSLNLAIAAPPPGFRDSSDEEEHHGALAADGQSSQVRRNDIPVSLIDAIPTQSEGDTEEVLDDAVVSTLQALEALAASEEQSHPQSDNSSGVEISRAFSPESSSDSGNETNSSEMTENSELAAAQKLSENSLRMFVATAEGYQTLAEEKTDFRRSMCEGEGVVLAQGNPPKPQEEDHQSTAVPSSQMLHSDAIEMEPETMETKSLTDYFSKMHMDTVTPTCQRQRKLTEVENRLPDESAEDLRQTKMPDPNGEDPHLVGTYNLFNARDSHPYEMERMPLPFHEKTQRWQQMAEHNPAGRTPSEFTHDCSVLQGAHADQAMPKGERLESDENGSAGPCKYTRSPAKEPYSAEQPLMLPSDQQQQQQQQQPIGKAAPAEPDVTRLYEYHLTKRMSSLQSEGVHSLQSSQCSSIDAGCSTGSSSCVTPMDSPLCAGDGTHLLAESSLKGLGYMSCPEEKAYAKPPHQNMDPSSVRKVHAQPGAEPAFGTMRDGGHRMPKIRETTV; this is translated from the exons CAGCCACAGGACCAAGGCGTCAGGCTGGCCGCCCCCCTCCGGCAGCTGGAGCCCTTCGCAAGGACCCCCAAATGGCTGGGACATGGCATCCagtagagaggggagagactgcTTCATCAA TCACATTTCCCAGAGCTGCTCGCTGGAGGAAGTGCGTCTGGACGGGGAGAAGCTTGCTCCACCAGCCCCTCGGAAGGTGGAGATGAGACGGGATCCTGTGCTTGGCTTTGGCTTCGTGGCTGGAAGTGAGAAACCTGTAGTGGTCCGCTCCGTCACCCCAG GGGGTCCTTCAGAGGGCAGACTCATCCCCGGGGACGAGATCGTCATGATCAACGATGAGGCAGTCAGCGCAGCGCCAAGAGAGCGGGTCATCGACCTAGTCAG GAGCTGCAAAGAGTCTATCGTGCTGACAGTGGTTCAGCCGTACGCA TCACCCAAGTCGGCGTTCATCAGTGCAGCCAAAAAGGCCAAGTTGAAGTCCAACCCAGTGAAAGTGCGCTTCGCAGAGGAGGTCATCATTAATGGCCAGGTCCCG GAATCGGTGAAGGATAATTCCCTACTCTTCATGCCAAATGTTCTGAAAGTGTACCTTGAAAATGGACAGACTAAATCATTCAAATTTGACAGCAACACCTCTATTAAG GATGTTATCCTGACCCTGCAGGAGAAGCTGTCCATTAAGAGCATCGAGCATTTCTCTCTGGTGCTGGAGCACAGAGCGGAGGGCTCCTGCAGCAAGCTCACCCTCCTGCATGAGCAGGAGATGCTAACCCAG GTGACACAGAGGCCAGGGGCACACAAGATGAAATGCTTTTTCCGCCTCAGCTTCGTCCCAAAGGACCCAGTTGACCTGCTCAGGAGAGATGCAGTGGCATTTGAATACCTCTATGTCCAG ACCTGTAATGATGTGATTCTGGAGCGCTTCGGCTCGGAACTGAAATATGACACCGCCCTTCGCCTGGCTGCCCTGCAGATGTACATCCTGACAGTCAACACCAAACAGACTCAGAAGGTGTCCCTCAAGTACATCGA GAAGGAATGGGGCTtggctctcttcctccccccggCAGTGCTGTCCAGCATGAAAGAGAAGAACATCAAAAAAGCCcttacacacattctcaaaacaaACCAGAACCTGGTGCCCCCTGGCAAAaag CTGACTGCCTTGCAGGCAAAGGTTCACTACCTGAGATATCTCAGTGAATTGCGACTGTATGGTGGCCGTGTTTTCAAATCCACGTTGTTG CAaggggagaaacacacagaggtgaCTCTGCTTGTGGGGCCCAGATATGGCATCAGTCATGTCATCAACACCAAGACCCACCTGGTGGCCTTGCTAGCTGACTTCAGCCATGTCAACCGCATTGAGATGTACACTGAGGATGACAGAAATGTCAGAGTGGAGCTGCACGTCTTAGATGTTAAG CCCATCACTCTGTTAATGGAGTCCACTGATGCCATGAATCTGGCATGTTTGACCGCCGGCTACTACAGGTTATTGGTAGACTCCCGCCGGTCCATCTTCAATATGGCTAACAGCAACACAGGAG GGCATGACTCAAGGGGGAAGCATACTTACCAAGCCATCGAGTGGAACTACAGCAACCCCTGTGGAGGTTACGAGGAGTACAATCACCAGGCGTGCACAAGAGAACTGTCCAACAGAGAGTCAGAGCACCCAGACTATGGACGAAGGGAGGGCGACGGCGCTCCCCTCTACATCACCGAGATGCAGCACCCCCAGCAGTATCCCCAGCACCCCCAGCAGCACCCCCAGCAGTACCCCCAGCATGTGGGGCACATGGGGGAGAGGGGCACCGAGCAGGTCAGCCGAGGCACACACGCCCAGCCTTTCCTGTGTGTGCCCCGGCCAAAACCCCAGGACTCCCCCAGGAGCGCCAAGGTGTCCTTCATCTTTGGAGACCCTCCTCTGGACCGAGTGAACCCGCAGAACCTGGGCTACCGGAGACTGATGGACGACACCCCAGAGATGTTAGACCCGCACAGGCCCATGTACATGCAGCATGTGGACGACTACAAGAGCCTCGACCCGGTTCTGGATGGGGACAGCTTCCAGTACGCCGCTCATCCAGTCTACGGTGACGCCAAAATCTTTGGCCCTACCGAGGGCATCGAGGAACCGCTGCTTCACGACATTTGCTACGCGGAGACGACGGACGACGCCGAGGACGAGGACGACATCAGCTGCGAGGAGGACATGGTTATGGGAGACTACCGGGACAAGCCcaccttcctctcgctctccgaGTCCAGCGACGACATCATCGACCTCACCTCGCTACCGCCGCCGCCGGAGGGCGGAGACGAGGAGGACAGCGACGTGCTCCTCCAGTCGCTGAACCTGGCCATCGCCGCGCCCCCGCCCGGCTTCAGAGACAGCTCGGACGAGGAGGAGCACCACGGAGCGCTGGCCGCGGACGGACAGTCGAGCCAAGTCCGGCGCAACGACATCCCCGTGTCCCTGATCGATGCCATACCCACACAGAGTGAGGGGGACACTGAGGAGGTCCTGGACGATGCTGTGGTCTCCACCCTTCAGGCGCTGGAGGCTCTTGCAGCGTCTGAGGAGCAGTCGCACCCTCAGTCGGACAATAGTTCAG GTGTAGAAATATCTCGGGCCTTTAGTCCCGAGTCGTCTTCTGATTCTGGAAACGAAACAAATTCCTCCGAAATGACGGAGAACTCGGAGCTGGCCGCAGCTCAGAAACTCTCAGAGAACTCCTTGCGAATGTTTGTTGCTACGGCCGAGGGCTACCAAACGCTTGCCGAGGAGAAGACGGACTTCCGCAGAAgcatgtgtgagggtgagggtgttgTGTTGGCGCAGGGCAACCCTCCCAAACCTCAGGAAGAGGACCACCAGTCCACGGCTGTGCCTTCTTCACAGATGCTTCACTCAGATGCCATCGAGATGGAGCCGGAAaccatggagaccaaatctctCACCGACTACTTCAGCAAAATGCACATGGATACAGTGACGCCCACCTGCCAAAGGCAGAGGAAGCTCACCGAGGTTGAGAACAGGCTGCCTGATGAGAGCGCAGAGGATCTGAGACAGACGAAAATGCCTGACCCGAATGGAGAAGACCCACACCTGGTTGGAACATACAACCTTTTCAATGCACGTGATTCACACCCGTATGAAATGGAGAGGATGCCGCTCCCATTTCATGAGAAGACCCAAAGATGGCAACAGATGGCCGAACATAACCCAGCAGGGCGCACACCTTCAGAATTCACTCACGACTGCAGTGTTCTGCAGGGGGCTCATGCTGACCAAGCAATGCCCAAGGGGGAGAGACTCGAGTCAGATGAGAACGGTTCTGCTGGACCCTGCAAATACACACGGTCTCCAGCCAAAGAACCCTACTCCGCAGAACAACCCCTCATGCTCCCTAgtgaccagcagcagcagcagcagcagcagcagccaatagGCAAGGCTGCCCCGGCAGAGCCAGACGTCACACGGTTGTATGAGTACCACCTGACCAAGCGCATGTCGTCGCTCCAGAGCGAGGGGGTCCACTCGCTGCAGAGCTCCCAGTGCTCCTCCATCGACGCGGGCTGCAGCACGGGGAGCAGCAGCTGCGTCACGCCCATGGACTCCCCGCTCTGCGCCGGGGACGGCACACACCTGCTGGCCGAGTCCTCGCTGAAGGGCCTGGGCTACATGAGCTGCCCAGAGGAGAAAGCCTACGCCAAGCCTCCGCATCAGAATATGGACCCTTCCTCGGTCCGAAAGGTCCACGCACAACCTGGCGCCGAGCCAGCGTTTGGAACCATGCGAGACGGTGGCCATCGCATGCCCAAGATAAGAGAAACCACAG tatag